One window of the Salvia splendens isolate huo1 chromosome 1, SspV2, whole genome shotgun sequence genome contains the following:
- the LOC121797362 gene encoding phytoene synthase 2, chloroplastic-like, with product MSVAMLWVVSPTSEVFNGVGFLEPARDGNRILDSFRYSSRCKNVISDGSLNKGRKKRQSFSSMNADLRYAFLGCSSLENGGRLSLTSSMVASPAGEIALTSEQKVYDVILKQAALVKRRLKPDEDLDVKPDIVLPGSLGLLSEAYDRCREVCAEYAKTFYLGTLLMTRERRTAIWAIYVWCRRTDELVDGPNASHITPMALDRWEARLEDIFRGRPFDMLDAALADTVSRFPVDIQPFRDMIEGMRMDLWKSRYKNFDELYLYCYYVAGTVGLMSVPIMGIAPESQATTESVYNNALALGLANQLTNILRDVGEDARRGRIYLPQDELAQAGLSEEDIFAGKVTDKWRVFMKKQIKRARKFFDDAENGVKELSSASRWPVWASLLLYRQILDEIEANDYNNFTRRAYVGKPKKILALPVAYAKSLVPPRSSCALLNT from the exons ATGTCTGTTGCCATGTTGTGGGTGGTTTCTCCCACCTCTGAGGTGTTTAATGGAGTTGGGTTCTTGGAGCCAGCCCGGGATGGGAACCGGATTCTTGATTCGTTTAGGTATAGTTCTCGGTGCAAGAATGTGATCAGCGATGGCAGCCTGAACAAGGGTAGGAAGAAAAGGCAGAGCTTTAGCTCTATGAATGCAGATCTGAGGTATGCCTTCCTGGGGTGTTCGAGTTTGGAGAATGGGGGTAGACTCTCTCTCACATCGAGTATGGTAGCTTCTCCAGCAGGGGAAATCGCCTTAACATCCGAACAGAAGGTCTATGATGTGATTTTGAAGCAGGCAGCCTTGGTTAAGAGAAGGCTGAAACCTGACGAGGATTTAGATGTGAAGCCGGATATTGTGCTTCCGGGATCTCTTGGCTTGTTGAGTGAAGCTTATGATCGTTGTCGAGAAGTATGTGCTGAATATGCCAAGACATTTTACCTCG GTACACTGTTAATGACCCGGGAGAGGCGAACAGCTATCTGGGCAATATATg TCTGGTGTAGGAGAACAGATGAGCTTGTCGATGGGCCGAATGCATCACATATAACTCCAATGGCCTTAGATAGGTGGGAAGCGAGGCTGGAAGATATTTTTAGAGGGCGCCCTTTTGATATGCTCGATGCTGCTCTAGCAGATACTGTTTCGAGGTTTCCCGTTGACATCCAG CCATTCAGGGACATGATCGAGGGAATGAGAATGGACCTGTGGAAGTCGAGATACAAGAACTTCGACGAGCTGTATCTCTACTGCTATTATGTGGCTGGTACTGTAGGATTGATGAGTGTGCCGATCATGGGCATAGCACCCGAGTCCCAGGCTACGACAGAGAGTGTCTATAACAATGCTTTGGCGTTAGGGCTTGCTAATCAGTTGACCAACATTCTCAGAGACGTTGGAGAAGA TGCGCGACGTGGAAGAATCTATCTGCCTCAGGACGAATTGGCACAGGCGGGGCTATCAGAGGAGGACATATTTGCTGGGAAAGTAACTGATAAATGGAGAGTTTTCATGAAGAAGCAGATCAAGAGAGCGAGAAAATTCTTCGATGATGCAGAGAATGGCGTGAAAGAGCTGAGTTCGGCCAGCAGATGGCCG GTGTGGGCGTCGTTGCTTCTGTACCGACAGATCCTTGACGAGATAGAAGCAAATGACTACAACAACTTTACAAGGAGGGCTTATGTTGGCAAACCAAAGAAGATTTTAGCTTTGCCAGTTGCATATGCTAAGTCCCTTGTTCCTCCAAGAAGCTCATGTGCTCTTCTAAACACTTGA